In the Burkholderia glumae LMG 2196 = ATCC 33617 genome, one interval contains:
- a CDS encoding penicillin-binding protein 1A yields MNRRFVSRLLARAAAWRAAVQPVVAAAVARARPRAAHVLAALWARLRHPTRRGVLIALAVPPALLVLYVLVLIPFTPSIGDIRKARVDAPAQVMSADGRLLAEFKPSNREWVALADISPHMVDALIATEDHRFYQHHGLDWRRTAGAALHTFSGDRQGGSTITQQLARNLYPDQIGRAPTLTRKLKEAITALKIEAVYNKQQILETYLNTVPFLYNAYGVEMAARTYFDKSADQLDVLDSATLVGMLKGNSYYNPVINPERALQRRNTVLGQMVKYGKLSPAQFAVLQRKPLRIDFERQKEPPGPAPHFAQQLKKWLIGWADRNDYNIYSDGLVVRTTIDSRLQAMATQALKLQANQLQAIANGAWNAGSGCAPGNALFKTFMRESREYKAARDGGADDGTALKTLGRDRAFLRGLCKAKADLQAGFVAIDPRDGAIRAWVGSRDFATEPFDHVQQARRQPGSTFKPFVYGAAFADGAKPTDTFIDQPVEIPLKGGEIWRPDDAEPPTGKPMTLADALAYSRNRITAQLMQQVGPAKVARLAREMGVRDSTLEAVPSLALGTSPVTLKEMVSGYATIANLGSYVEPRMVTRIEDRAGRVLAEFAPAPPERALAPGAARTLVATLRGVINRGTGTAIRSRFGIRADVAGKTGTTQGDTDGWFILIQPQLVAGAWVGFDDGRVTLGDTWGQGARSALPMVGDFYQRAFRARLIDARAKFDTDTPPGFFDTLRGKLDDWIAYLFPARSAPPAAPAAPRGPALAPAPAPAPDAAQQAASAASAASAASAASAAAQAEAASDPLGAFLSGASGAAGTAGARRALPASGVDTFSASAPPLLPTAPVNDGQGGNQGGTGNGLPAEAPAESPTPTPDSPSAGAGGTVQ; encoded by the coding sequence GTGAATCGTCGTTTCGTGTCCCGTCTGCTTGCCCGTGCCGCCGCGTGGCGGGCCGCCGTCCAGCCCGTCGTGGCCGCCGCCGTCGCCCGCGCGCGGCCGCGCGCGGCGCATGTGCTTGCCGCGCTGTGGGCCCGGCTGCGGCACCCGACGCGCCGCGGCGTGCTGATCGCGCTGGCCGTGCCGCCGGCGCTGCTGGTGCTCTACGTGCTGGTGCTGATCCCGTTCACGCCGAGCATCGGCGACATCCGCAAGGCGCGCGTGGACGCGCCGGCCCAGGTGATGTCGGCCGACGGCAGGCTGCTCGCCGAGTTCAAGCCGTCCAACCGCGAATGGGTCGCGCTGGCCGACATCTCGCCGCACATGGTGGACGCGCTGATCGCCACCGAGGACCACCGCTTCTACCAGCACCACGGCCTCGACTGGCGCCGCACCGCCGGCGCCGCGCTGCACACCTTCTCGGGCGACCGGCAGGGCGGCTCCACCATCACCCAGCAGCTCGCTCGCAACCTCTATCCCGACCAGATCGGCCGCGCGCCCACGCTCACGCGCAAGCTCAAGGAAGCGATCACGGCGCTGAAGATCGAGGCCGTCTACAACAAGCAGCAGATCCTCGAGACCTACCTGAACACGGTCCCGTTCCTCTACAACGCCTACGGCGTGGAGATGGCCGCGCGCACCTACTTCGACAAGTCGGCCGACCAGCTCGACGTGCTCGACAGCGCCACGCTGGTGGGCATGCTCAAGGGCAACAGCTACTACAACCCGGTGATCAACCCCGAGCGCGCGCTGCAGCGGCGCAACACCGTGCTCGGGCAGATGGTGAAGTACGGCAAGCTCTCGCCCGCGCAGTTCGCGGTGCTGCAAAGGAAGCCGCTGCGCATCGACTTCGAGCGCCAGAAGGAGCCGCCCGGCCCGGCGCCGCATTTCGCGCAGCAGCTGAAGAAATGGCTGATCGGCTGGGCCGACCGCAACGACTACAACATCTATTCCGACGGCCTCGTCGTGCGCACCACGATCGATTCGCGGCTGCAGGCGATGGCCACCCAGGCGCTCAAGCTGCAGGCCAACCAGCTGCAGGCCATCGCCAACGGCGCCTGGAACGCCGGCAGCGGCTGCGCGCCCGGCAACGCGCTGTTCAAGACCTTCATGCGCGAGTCGCGCGAATACAAGGCCGCGCGCGACGGCGGCGCCGACGACGGCACGGCGCTCAAGACGCTCGGCCGCGATCGCGCCTTCCTGCGCGGGCTCTGCAAGGCCAAGGCGGACCTGCAGGCCGGCTTCGTCGCGATCGACCCGCGCGACGGCGCGATCCGCGCCTGGGTGGGCAGCCGCGACTTCGCCACCGAGCCGTTCGACCACGTGCAGCAGGCGCGCCGCCAGCCGGGCTCGACCTTCAAGCCGTTCGTCTACGGCGCCGCGTTCGCCGACGGCGCGAAGCCCACCGACACCTTCATCGACCAGCCGGTCGAGATTCCGCTCAAGGGCGGCGAGATCTGGCGCCCGGACGACGCCGAGCCGCCCACCGGCAAGCCGATGACGCTGGCCGACGCGCTCGCCTACTCGCGCAACCGCATCACCGCGCAGCTGATGCAGCAGGTCGGGCCGGCCAAGGTCGCGCGACTCGCGCGCGAGATGGGCGTGCGCGACAGCACGCTGGAGGCGGTGCCCTCGCTCGCGCTCGGCACCAGCCCGGTCACGCTCAAGGAGATGGTGTCGGGCTACGCGACCATCGCCAACCTCGGCAGCTACGTCGAACCGCGCATGGTCACGCGCATCGAGGATCGCGCCGGCCGTGTGCTGGCCGAATTCGCGCCGGCGCCGCCCGAGCGCGCGCTCGCGCCCGGCGCGGCGCGCACGCTGGTGGCGACCCTGCGCGGCGTGATCAATCGCGGCACCGGCACGGCGATCCGCTCGCGCTTCGGGATTCGCGCCGACGTGGCCGGCAAGACCGGCACCACGCAGGGCGACACCGACGGCTGGTTCATCCTGATCCAGCCGCAACTGGTGGCGGGCGCCTGGGTGGGCTTCGACGACGGGCGCGTGACGCTCGGCGACACCTGGGGGCAGGGCGCGCGCAGCGCGCTGCCGATGGTCGGTGACTTCTACCAGCGCGCGTTCCGGGCCAGGTTGATCGATGCGCGCGCGAAGTTCGACACCGACACGCCGCCGGGCTTCTTCGACACGCTGCGCGGCAAGCTCGACGACTGGATCGCCTATCTGTTCCCGGCCCGGTCCGCGCCACCGGCCGCGCCGGCCGCGCCGCGCGGACCGGCGCTGGCGCCCGCGCCCGCGCCGGCACCGGACGCGGCGCAGCAGGCGGCCAGCGCCGCGAGCGCGGCCAGTGCGGCGAGCGCGGCGAGCGCGGCGGCGCAGGCCGAGGCGGCGTCCGATCCGCTCGGCGCGTTCCTGAGCGGCGCATCCGGCGCGGCGGGAACGGCCGGCGCGCGGCGGGCGCTCCCGGCATCGGGCGTCGATACCTTCAGCGCGTCGGCACCGCCGCTGCTGCCGACGGCGCCGGTGAACGACGGCCAGGGCGGCAACCAGGGCGGCACGGGCAACGGCCTGCCGGCCGAGGCGCCGGCCGAGTCGCCGACGCCGACGCCCGACTCGCCCTCCGCGGGCGCCGGCGGCACCGTCCAATAG